In one Vibrio sp. VB16 genomic region, the following are encoded:
- the accA gene encoding acetyl-CoA carboxylase carboxyl transferase subunit alpha: protein MSLNFLEFEKPIAELEAKIEALRDMSRHGGDTTVDLDKEISQLEEKSLELKKKIFNDLGAWQVAQLARHPQRPYTLDYLEHVFTEFELLAGDRAYGDDKAIVGGMARLDGRPVMVIGHQKGRETKEKVIRNFGMPKPEGYRKALRLMQMAERFNMPVITFIDTAGAYPGVGAEERGQSEAIARNLKVMSGLKVPIICNVVGEGGSGGALAIGVGDYVNMLQYSTYAVISPEGCASILWRDSDKAPQAAEAMGLVAPRLKELELIDEIIEEPLGGAHRDPIQMAKNMKANLIKQLDELVEYDSDTLLERRYQRLMNYGYC from the coding sequence ATGAGCCTGAACTTTCTAGAATTTGAAAAGCCTATTGCTGAACTAGAAGCAAAAATCGAAGCACTTCGAGATATGTCTCGCCACGGTGGTGATACAACGGTGGATCTAGATAAAGAGATTTCTCAATTAGAAGAGAAAAGCTTAGAGCTTAAAAAGAAAATATTTAACGATTTAGGTGCATGGCAAGTTGCACAGCTTGCTCGTCATCCTCAGCGTCCTTATACATTAGATTATCTTGAACATGTATTTACTGAGTTTGAACTATTAGCAGGTGACCGTGCTTATGGCGATGATAAAGCCATTGTTGGTGGTATGGCTCGTCTAGATGGACGGCCAGTTATGGTTATTGGTCACCAAAAAGGGCGTGAGACGAAAGAAAAAGTGATACGCAACTTTGGTATGCCAAAACCAGAAGGATACCGTAAAGCGCTTCGATTAATGCAGATGGCTGAGCGTTTTAATATGCCTGTTATTACCTTTATTGATACGGCTGGTGCTTATCCAGGTGTCGGTGCGGAAGAGCGCGGGCAATCTGAAGCTATTGCTAGAAATCTAAAAGTGATGTCGGGTCTGAAAGTGCCTATAATTTGTAATGTGGTCGGTGAAGGTGGTAGTGGTGGTGCATTAGCTATTGGAGTTGGTGATTACGTCAATATGCTTCAATATTCAACCTATGCGGTGATTTCTCCTGAAGGGTGTGCTTCTATTCTTTGGCGTGATTCAGATAAGGCGCCACAAGCGGCTGAAGCGATGGGACTTGTTGCGCCACGTTTAAAAGAATTAGAGCTTATTGACGAAATCATTGAAGAGCCATTGGGTGGTGCGCATCGAGACCCTATTCAGATGGCTAAGAATATGAAAGCCAATTTAATTAAACAACTCGATGAACTCGTTGAGTACGATAGTGATACTTTGCTTGAGCGCCGATACCAGCGTTTGATGAACTATGGTTATTGTTAA
- the rnhB gene encoding ribonuclease HII, giving the protein MIKEFPPFEYPQGFRLFAGVDEVGRGPLVGNVVTAAVILDPNNPIEGLTDSKKLSEKKRLALFPEIKEKSLAWSIGRCSPVEIDQLNILHATMLAMSRAVEGLHIQPDFVLIDGNRVPDIVMQAQAIVKGDLRVAEISAASILAKVVRDKEMEELDNQYPEFGFAKHKGYPTKAHFEAIDKYGVIEQHRKSFKPVKKALGLCES; this is encoded by the coding sequence ATGATTAAAGAATTTCCTCCATTTGAATATCCACAAGGGTTCCGTCTATTCGCAGGTGTTGATGAAGTGGGTCGTGGGCCCCTTGTCGGTAATGTCGTCACCGCCGCCGTTATTCTCGACCCCAATAATCCTATTGAAGGCTTAACTGACTCAAAAAAGCTTTCAGAAAAGAAACGATTAGCACTTTTTCCTGAGATTAAAGAGAAGTCGCTCGCTTGGTCTATTGGGCGTTGCTCTCCTGTTGAAATAGATCAACTCAATATTTTACATGCCACAATGCTTGCTATGTCTAGAGCGGTAGAAGGGTTACATATTCAACCCGATTTTGTATTGATTGATGGAAACCGGGTACCTGATATAGTAATGCAGGCTCAAGCCATTGTGAAAGGTGATTTACGAGTAGCGGAAATCAGTGCCGCTTCCATATTGGCGAAGGTAGTACGAGACAAAGAGATGGAAGAGTTGGATAATCAATATCCAGAATTTGGCTTTGCTAAGCACAAAGGCTACCCAACTAAAGCGCATTTTGAAGCTATTGATAAATATGGTGTGATAGAACAGCATAGAAAGAGCTTTAAGCCAGTTAAAAAAGCGTTAGGTCTCTGTGAGTCCTAA
- the dnaE gene encoding DNA polymerase III subunit alpha produces MSDPKFIHLRVHSDYSMVDGLSKVPPLVKKVAELGMPAMALTDFTNLCGLVKFYNTAHACGIKPIIGADFAMQSDLFGDELTQITVIAKDNKGYNNLTLLISEAYQRGHVQHQPVIDKDWLVNHKEGLIILSGGKNGEIGRALLKGNQPLVDRCVEFYNTHFPDHFYLELSRTGRADEESYLHFSLELADNVGLPVVATNEVVFLHTEQFDAHEIRVAIHDGFTLVDPRRPKNYSAQQYLRTEDEMCALFSDIPEALENSVEIAKRCNATVRLGEIFLPNFPTEGMEIEDYLVKKSEEGLEDRLEFLFPDEQVRLDKRADYDERLKIELKVINQMGFPGYFLIVMEFIQWSKDNDVPVGPGRGSGAGSLVAYALSITDLDPLEYDLLFERFLNPERVSMPDFDIDFCMDKRDQVIDHVAEIYGRDAVSQIITFGTMAAKAVIRDVGRVLGHPYGFVDRISKLIPPDPGMTLEKAFKAEPQLPEIYAADEDVKELIDKCRILEGVTRNAGKHAGGVVISPTTITDFAPIYCDADGNFPVTQFDKNDVETAGLVKFDFLGLRTLTIIDWALGLINPRLKKEGKDPVRIESIPLEDPRSFRKLQDSETTAVFQLESRGMKELIKRLQPDCFEDIIALVALFRPGPLQSGMVDNFIDRKHGREAVSYPDETWQHDSLQETLEPTYGIILYQEQVMQIAQILAGYTLGGADMLRRAMGKKKPEEMAKQRSIFEQGAIDNGVDGELSMKIFDLVEKFAGYGFNKSHSAAYALVSYQTLWLKTHYPAEFMAAVMTADMDNTEKIIGLVDECNRMKLKVLPPDINAGDYRFNVDESGAVVYGIGAIKGVGEGPIENIIEARNSGGHFKDLFDFCARIDLKKANKRVIEKLIQAGALDRLGPHRAAMMASVNAAVKAAGQYHQAESFGQSDMFGVLTDAPEAVEQAYAQVPEWPEKIWLEGERETLGLYLTGHPVNAYLKELAKYTSCRLKDATVTRRDQSVTLSGLVIAARVMTTKRGSRIGLMTLDDRSGRIEVMMFSDVLDRYAELLEKDRILVISGQVSFDDFNGGLKMSAREVMDIGEAREKYARGLSVSIMQSQINAQFFERFSAILEPHKAGTVPVNVYYQREDARAKLALGTEWRVTPNDTLIDELKQLLGKKQVELEFN; encoded by the coding sequence ATGTCTGATCCAAAGTTTATACACCTAAGAGTGCACAGTGATTATTCCATGGTTGATGGACTGTCTAAAGTCCCGCCATTGGTGAAAAAGGTTGCCGAGCTTGGAATGCCAGCAATGGCGCTCACTGACTTTACTAACTTATGCGGGTTAGTGAAATTTTACAATACTGCGCACGCCTGCGGAATAAAGCCAATAATTGGTGCAGATTTTGCGATGCAGTCCGATCTCTTTGGTGATGAGTTAACGCAGATAACGGTTATTGCTAAAGATAATAAGGGATATAACAACCTTACATTGCTTATATCTGAGGCATATCAAAGAGGTCACGTACAACATCAACCTGTTATTGATAAAGATTGGTTAGTGAACCATAAAGAAGGGCTGATCATTCTATCCGGCGGTAAAAATGGCGAAATAGGTAGAGCGTTACTCAAAGGTAATCAACCCTTGGTCGATCGCTGTGTTGAGTTTTACAATACCCATTTTCCCGATCATTTTTATTTAGAACTGTCGCGAACGGGAAGAGCAGACGAAGAGAGTTATTTACATTTTTCGCTCGAATTAGCTGATAATGTAGGACTGCCAGTGGTCGCGACGAATGAAGTTGTGTTCCTGCATACCGAGCAGTTTGATGCACATGAAATTCGTGTCGCGATACATGATGGATTTACTCTGGTCGATCCGCGAAGACCTAAAAATTACAGTGCTCAACAATATTTGCGTACCGAAGATGAGATGTGTGCTCTATTTTCAGATATCCCAGAAGCCCTTGAAAATAGTGTCGAGATTGCGAAACGATGTAATGCTACGGTTCGATTGGGTGAAATTTTCTTGCCAAATTTCCCAACAGAAGGGATGGAAATTGAAGATTATCTGGTTAAAAAATCAGAAGAAGGTCTAGAAGACCGCCTTGAGTTTTTGTTCCCTGACGAACAAGTTAGATTGGATAAACGAGCAGATTATGACGAACGTCTTAAAATAGAACTTAAAGTGATTAACCAGATGGGATTTCCTGGTTACTTCTTGATAGTTATGGAGTTTATTCAGTGGTCGAAAGATAACGATGTGCCCGTTGGCCCTGGCCGAGGGTCTGGTGCTGGTTCTTTGGTAGCTTATGCGCTAAGTATTACGGATTTAGATCCATTAGAATACGATCTCCTGTTTGAACGCTTCTTAAATCCCGAACGTGTATCTATGCCCGATTTCGATATCGATTTTTGCATGGATAAACGAGATCAAGTGATTGATCATGTGGCAGAAATATATGGGCGTGATGCCGTATCACAGATTATTACCTTTGGAACCATGGCCGCTAAAGCGGTAATACGGGATGTTGGTAGAGTCCTTGGCCACCCATATGGCTTTGTTGACCGCATCTCTAAGTTAATCCCCCCCGATCCCGGTATGACCCTTGAAAAGGCATTTAAAGCAGAGCCTCAGCTTCCAGAAATTTATGCGGCTGATGAAGATGTAAAAGAACTTATTGATAAGTGCCGAATCTTAGAAGGCGTAACACGTAACGCGGGTAAACACGCCGGTGGTGTTGTTATTTCTCCCACTACGATTACGGATTTTGCGCCAATTTATTGTGATGCTGATGGGAATTTTCCTGTTACTCAATTTGATAAAAATGACGTAGAAACCGCTGGATTGGTGAAGTTTGACTTTCTTGGTTTGCGTACACTGACCATTATCGATTGGGCGCTTGGCCTAATTAATCCCCGTTTGAAAAAAGAAGGGAAAGATCCGGTTCGAATCGAATCGATTCCACTTGAAGACCCTCGTTCATTTAGAAAGCTACAAGATTCTGAAACCACTGCCGTATTCCAGTTAGAATCCCGCGGTATGAAAGAGCTTATCAAACGACTTCAACCAGACTGCTTTGAAGATATTATCGCATTGGTGGCGCTTTTTCGTCCGGGACCATTACAGTCCGGAATGGTCGATAACTTTATTGACCGTAAGCACGGTCGTGAAGCGGTATCTTACCCAGATGAAACATGGCAGCATGATTCGCTTCAAGAGACATTAGAACCGACCTACGGCATTATCTTGTATCAAGAACAGGTAATGCAGATTGCGCAGATCCTCGCGGGATATACGCTAGGCGGTGCCGATATGTTGCGGCGTGCGATGGGTAAGAAAAAACCGGAAGAGATGGCAAAGCAGCGTTCGATATTTGAACAAGGGGCTATTGATAACGGTGTCGACGGTGAATTGTCGATGAAAATATTTGACCTTGTAGAAAAATTTGCAGGGTATGGATTTAATAAATCGCATTCAGCGGCTTATGCACTCGTTTCTTATCAAACCCTGTGGCTTAAAACCCATTATCCTGCTGAGTTTATGGCTGCGGTTATGACGGCTGATATGGATAACACCGAAAAGATCATTGGGTTGGTGGACGAATGTAACCGAATGAAGTTAAAGGTTTTACCCCCAGATATTAATGCTGGAGATTATCGATTCAATGTGGATGAATCTGGTGCGGTTGTTTACGGTATCGGAGCGATTAAAGGTGTTGGTGAAGGGCCCATTGAAAATATCATTGAAGCGAGAAATAGCGGAGGTCATTTCAAGGATCTCTTCGATTTCTGTGCTCGTATAGACTTGAAAAAAGCCAACAAACGCGTCATCGAAAAATTAATCCAAGCTGGTGCGTTGGACCGTTTAGGGCCGCATAGGGCAGCCATGATGGCGTCAGTCAATGCGGCAGTTAAAGCAGCTGGTCAATATCATCAAGCTGAATCATTTGGTCAGTCTGATATGTTTGGTGTGTTAACGGATGCACCAGAAGCGGTAGAGCAAGCTTACGCACAGGTGCCTGAATGGCCAGAAAAAATATGGTTGGAAGGAGAACGTGAAACCTTAGGGCTTTATTTGACCGGACATCCAGTTAATGCATATTTAAAGGAACTTGCGAAGTACACTAGTTGTCGACTAAAAGATGCAACGGTAACAAGGCGTGATCAAAGTGTGACTTTGTCTGGCTTAGTTATTGCGGCAAGAGTGATGACAACTAAGCGTGGATCTCGTATTGGTCTTATGACATTAGATGACAGATCGGGTCGAATTGAGGTAATGATGTTCTCCGATGTGTTGGATAGGTACGCAGAATTACTAGAAAAAGACAGAATATTAGTGATTTCTGGACAGGTCAGCTTTGATGACTTCAATGGTGGCCTTAAAATGTCTGCGCGAGAAGTGATGGATATTGGTGAAGCCCGTGAGAAATATGCTCGTGGATTATCGGTGTCGATCATGCAGTCGCAAATAAATGCTCAGTTTTTTGAACGATTTAGTGCAATATTGGAGCCACACAAAGCGGGAACCGTTCCAGTAAATGTGTATTATCAAAGGGAAGATGCTAGAGCAAAGCTCGCATTGGGAACTGAATGGCGAGTAACGCCAAACGACACATTGATAGACGAATTAAAACAGTTACTTGGGAAAAAACAAGTAGAACTCGAATTTAACTAA